In Hoplias malabaricus isolate fHopMal1 chromosome 6, fHopMal1.hap1, whole genome shotgun sequence, a single window of DNA contains:
- the eif3ba gene encoding eukaryotic translation initiation factor 3, subunit Ba → MRDTEDMDAEVEFDEGEEPSFSDPEDFEDDISDQELLGDILREKPQEADGIDSVIVVDNVPQVGPDRLEKLKNVVHKIFSKFGKITNEFYPEADGKTKGYIFLEYSVPSHAQEAVKNADGYKLDKQHTFRVNLFTDFDKYMSISDEWEPPEKQPFKDFGNLRHWLEDPDCRDQYSVIYDSGEKTGIFSNDVKEPIEIEERARWTETYVRWSPKGTYLATFHQRGIALWGGEKFKQIQRFSHQGVQLIDFSPCERYVVTFSPLMDTKDDPQAIIIWDVLTGQKKRGFHCESSAHWPIFKWSPDGKFFARMTQDTLSIYETPSMGLLDKKSLKINGIKDFSWSPGDNIIAFWVPEDKDIPARVTLMQLPSRNEIRVRNLFNVVDCKLHWQKNGDYLCVKVDRTPKGTQGIVTNFEIFRMREKQVPVDVVEMKEGIIAFAWEPNGSRFAVLHGESPRINASFYHVKSNGKIDLIKMFDKQQANSIFWSPQGQFLVLAGLRSMNGALAFVDTSDCTMMNIAEHYMASDVEWDPTGRFVVTSVSWWSHKVDNAYWLWTFQGRLLQKNNKDRFCQLLWRPRPPSLLSQEQIKAIKKDLKKYSKIFEQKDRLSQSKASKELVDKRRAMMEEYRKYRENAMNMYQEQRPLRLELRGGVDTDEFDSNVDDWEEETIEFFINEEIIPIGDL, encoded by the exons ATGAGAGATACGGAGGATATGGACGCAGAGGTCGAGTTTGATGAAGGCGAAGAGCCCTCGTTCAGTGATCCAGAGGACTTCGAGGATGACATCAGTGATcagg AGCTGCTGGGTGATATTCTCAGGGAGAAACCTCAAGAGGCAGATGGCATTGATTCTGTCATTGTTGTTGACAACGTTCCTCAAGTAGGACCAGACCGTTTGGAGAAACTCAAGAATGTCGTTCACAAGATCTTCTCAAAATTCGGCAAAATTACCAATGAGTTCTACCCAGAAGCAGATGGCAAGACCAAGGG GTACATCTTCCTGGAGTATTCAGTTCCGAGTCATGCACAAGAAGCTGTGAAGAATGCTGATGGCTACAAGTTGGATAAGCAGCATACGTTCCGTGTCAACTTGTTTACTGATTTTGACAA gtaCATGTCAATCAGTGATGAATGGGAACCACCTGAAAAGCAACCATTCAAAGATTTT GGAAATTTGCGCCACTGGTTGGAGGACCCTGACTGTCGTGATCAGTACAGTGTGATCTATGATTCTGGTGAAAAAACTGGCATATTTTCAAATGACGTCAAAGAGCCCATTGAAATTGAAGAGAGAGCG CGGTGGACAGAAACATACGTGCGCTGGTCTCCAAAAGGCACTTACTTAGCCACATTTCATCAAAGAGGTATTGCTCTGTGGGGTGGCGAGAAGTTCAAACAGATTCAGAGGTTCAGCCATCAGGGGGTCCAGCTTATTGATTTTTCACCATGCGAGAG GTACGTGGTTACATTCAGTCCCCTCATGGACACAAAAGATGACCCACAGGCTATCATCATCTGGGATGTTCTGACTGGTCAGAAGAAGAGAGGTTTCCACTGTGAGAGCTCTGCCCATTGGCCAATATTCAA GTGGAGTCCAGATGGAAAATTCTTTGCCAGAATGACCCAGGACACACTCAGCATCTATGAAACACCA TCAATGGGTCTTTTGGATAAGAAGAGTTTGAAGATTAATGGAATTAA GGATTTCTCCTGGTCTCCTGGTGAtaacatcattgcattctgggTACCTGAGGATAAAGATATTCCAGCAAGGGTGACACTCATGCAGCTTCCATCAAGGAATGAGATCAGAGTGCGTAATCTCTTCAATGTGGTGGACTGTAAGCTTCACTGGCAGAAGAACGGTGACTATCTTTGTGTAAAGGTTGACAGGACTCCTAAGGGAACACAG GGAATTGTCACAAATTTTGAAATCTTCAGAATGAGGGAGAAGCAGGTTCCTGTGGATGTGGTGGAGATGAAAG AGGGTATAATTGCCTTTGCCTGGGAGCCCAACGGTAGCAGGTTTGCTGTGCTGCATGGCGAATCACCAAGGATCAATGCATCCTTTTATCATGTGAAAAGCAATGGCAAGATCGACTTGATCA AAATGTTTGACAAACAGCAGGCAAACAGCATCTTCTGGAGCCCTCAGGGCCAGTTCCTTGTCTTGGCTGGACTGAGGAG TATGAATGGTGCGCTGgcatttgttgatacatctgACTGTACTATGATGAACATTGCTGAGCATTACATGGCCTCAGATGTGGAGTGGGACCCAACAGGCAGATTTGTTGTGACATCGGTCTCTTGGTGGAGCCACAAG GTGGACAATGCCTACTGGCTGTGGACGTTTCAGGGCCGGCTACTGCAGAAGAACAACAAAGACCGTTTCTGCCAGCTTTTGTGGAGGCCCCGACCACCATCTCTCCTCTCGCAGGAGCAAATAAAA GCCATCAAGAAGGACCTGAAGAAGTACTCCAAGATCTTTGAACAGAAAGATCGCCTCAGCCAGTCCAAGGCTTCAAAA GAACTGGTAGACAAGAGGCGCGCAATGATGGAGGAATATCGCAAATACCGCGAGAATGCCATGAACATGTACCAGGAGCAGAGACCTCTCCGTCTTGAGCTCAGAGGCG GTGTTGACACTGATGAATTCGATAGCAATGTTGATGACTGGGAGGAGGAGACCATTGAGTTTTTCATCAATGAAGAAATCATTCCAATCGGCGATCTGTAG